CAAGGGTGGTTTTGCTTTAACCGAGGTCAGCATTCATAGGGATGGCCGGGACTTTTCGCAACAGAGATCACACCACATATCTTGCTTTGTTCTCGGCGAAAGTTGTCCCTATAGTGCAACGCCCACGCCTTACCGCTTACGGTCCATCACTCCGCTGTGCTTCGTTTCTTGACCGCAAAAGCCCTGCCACTCAGTTCGCCTCTAGGCTTTTGCAAAGCGAAGCTGTGCTTTGCAAAAACCATTTCAATTCCGATTTTGTTCAGCGCTTGAACAGGGAAATGGAAACCGTCGACTACGATCCCAACATTGGATGATGAAACCGGAGATGAAAGAGTTTCTGAATATGGCACTGAAGCCTGCTCGGCTGACAATGGAACAGGCCGCATGGTTCCTGGGTTTCGGCGAGCATGAGATTTCAATTCTGATTGCGAAGGGATTGCTCAAGCCGCTCGGACATCCGGCGCACAATGGCCAAAAATTCTTTCTCGCATCGACGTTGGAAGATTTGCGGCGAGATGAAAAATGGTTCAGCAAGGCGACCGATGCGGTTGTCGAATACTGGCGGGATAAAAATAGCCGCAAAGGGCATCTTGAATCACAGAAAACCGGGCGAATGCCCGAACTCGCGAATGCGAGCGTTTGATCACCTGGACGGCGCGAGCGGACGGACTGTCCGCGAGCGCCAAAAATTTTTTGGATTCCCCGGCTCGGGGTTGAGCGTGCTAGCCGTTCATCGAGTCCCGCCATGCGCCCGGCGCGAATAATCAAGGCGTGCGGATCGACAAACGCGGAATATTTTCCGATGTCGTGACTGCCGGAAAGACGGCCTACGGCAATTTGATCGCTGAATGTTCACGAGACGGCTGCTTTGACTCGTGACAGGGCGGCTGTGCATTCAGCAGCCAAGTTTGCCGTGAATCACTCACCAAGCGAGCGGGCAGGTCTTTGCCCGCTCGCCCGTTCGTGTTCAATCAAAGTCGTCGTAATCCCGGCAATCCTGCGGCGGGTTGAAGTATGGTCCCCATTCCTCGGGCGGATCGGGCGGCGGCTTGGGTGGATAGATAATGATTCCAACCGAAACGTCGCAATCATCAGAACCGTCGCTGTCCTTCGGACGCAATCCGCCACTGAGCACCCATGCAATCGTGACGAGACACAGGACGGTGAAACCCAAAAACAGGTACAAGCCGTACTCGCTAATAAGCCAGTCAAGAAAGTGAAACACTGGCTCCAGAATTTCATGTGCATAAATTCGCATGGTGCCTCCTTATGTGTTCACAGCTTCGGCAACGGGTTCGAGTTCCGTCACTTTGCCCTGCGCAAACATCGCCCGCCGTTTCTCGTATTCGCTCAAGGTCGGCACCTTGACTTCCGGCAGGTCGGCGTAGCCGAAATGAACGGCTTTGCTGTTCTGCCCGAGTGCATCCTGCGCGAAGCGCACCGGCATTCCGGCTTTACGCGCCCGTTGCGCCCAAGCGTAGCGATAGCAATGCAGTGTTACACCTTTGATGCCCAAGCCCCCGCAACGCTGCTTGAACTCCGTCGCCCGGTCGCCGGCGCGAACGGTTCGCAGATACGAAAAGAGCGGGCCTTCACTCGGAAGGTCTTTCAGGAGTGCCGCCGTTTCGTCATCGAACGATTGGAGCACCAGTGTCCCGGTTTTCTTGCGGTGAAAGGCAACGACACGCTGCTCCCAGTTGATGTCTTTCGCTTCCAGAAAAGCGATGTCCGATTGCGACGCGCCCAACTGCCAAGCGAGTTGGTAAAACGCCTTGCGTTCGGCGTTCGGTTCGCGAGCAATGATCTTCTGATGTTCGTCCAAAGTGATGGCTCGTTTTGCTTTGAACTTGATGGCGGGCCAGCGTTTCTTGGGCAGCACCGCCACGGGAAGCCAGCTCATATCGAGCGCGAAGTTGTGAATTCGCCGCAGGTAAATGTTGGTGGAGATGGAACCCTTCTCCAACACTTTCAGGAAGTGGTCGGCCTTGGTTTCCAGAATGACCAGATTGCGGATGGAATCAAACGCCTTGTCCTTGATGGCGACGAGCCAGCGGCGATGCGTGTCCCCGGTCTTGAACTTGGGGATTTCATTCATCACGTTCTGCCAGGTTCGCTTGGCGGCATCTGGGTCGCCTGCCTGCCAATAGACGCGGGCCAGGTGAAGGCTGAACGCGGGAGCTTCTTCAGTTTCGTTGCGGGCGGCGACAATGCGGTAGGCTTCGTCCTTGTCGCGGGTCTTGAGGGTTTCCTGTTTGCCGGTCTGGAGGTCTTCGCAGTAATAGACTCCCCAGGGGCGGAGGAATACGCGGTAGCGTTGTTTCATGTTCTTTCTCACGTTGTGAACATGAACCACCCCGAACCGACTCCCGTAGCGAGCAGTGACCGAGTTTGGCTCGGGTTGTAGCCGAGTACTTCGGCTACTGAAACTTTCACTGAAACTCCGCTGTTTTTCCTCCGATTTCCCAATGAAATTGGGTGGAGGCGAGGGTCGGAATCGAACCGACGCATAAGGCTTTTGCAGAGCCCTGCCTTACCACTTGGCTACCCCGCCGCTCAGGAATGCCCAAAGATGAGTGAGCTTCATTGCCCGCGCAAGTTCTATCGCATGCTCGCGGAAATTCAAAATCCAACACCGACGGCGCCCACGAAACCGCAAAGGCGATCGCCATAGTCGTGGAACAAACCCGACGCGGTTGCCTCTCATTGGTGAGTTTCCGCGCGTTGTACTGATTTCCGAATCCCCACAAATCCATGCCACCACAGCGCATTGGGGAATGGGATCGATTCTGCCTGAAACCGCTGCGACCGCCACACTGGGTTTCGATGAATTGCTGCGGGCATCGAATGGAAGTGGACGGCGCGATGGACAAGCAGCGTGCGCTACATGCATTTTGACTTTCGGGAAACAGGATCGAGGGGACTGAACGGATTTACTGCGCAGGGGTTTTCGCGACGGTGATTCAGCGGCGGGAACAAATTGGTGCGCGGATTCTCCTATCAGCAATCATGAGCCTGAACAGAGCGATGAAAATTTTCCTGTTTGTGTGCCTGTGCGGCGGAGTTTCGGATGCAGCCGCCCAGGTGACCAATGGAGTGGGCGTGAATGGTTTCAACTACGTGTTTGCGGGCAACCCAACGTTAAACCCGGCTTTGACGCTCGTTCGCGGCGTTACGTACGTTTTCAACCTCAACGCATTCGGCCATCCTTTTTTCATCAAGACAACGATGAGTGACGGAACAGCGAATGCGTACAACCAGGGTGTTGTGAATAACGGGGCGCAGGCGGGAACGTTGACGTTCGCCGTGCCGACGAATGCGCCGAACCAGTTGTATTACAATTGTTCGACGCACAGTGCGTTCGGCATGCGCGGAGCCCTGAACATTATCGATCCGCCTGAATCGACGCCGCCGCCGACAGGCCAAGTGGTATTGATCACGATCACGGCCGCGGGGATCACGATGAAGTCGCTGGGCGCGCAGAATTGGAATGCCGTGCCGGAATATTCCTCGAATCTGACGGCCTGGGCATCTGTGCCGGAATTTACAAACGTATTGGAGAGTGGAACGAACACGACGAGCTTCGGCCGGCTGGATCCAATCTGCGGACCGAACGTGTTCCTGCGCGTTCGCAACGAGCGGCAGTGAGGACGACGCGCCGCAGGAGCGCAGGCTTCAGCCCGGCTTCGGCCTGCTTCAGTGTGGGATGTGCGGTGACCGTGGAACTTGCTGACGCGTGTTGCAGCGCGAGTATTGAAGCGGCCGTGAACGCCGCGCGCCTGCTGGATCAGCGGGCGTCTGCTGCTTCGAATGTCGCCAGGACGGGGCGGTGATCAGATGCGGTTCCCCAATCATTGATTCGCGGAATGTATGACTTCGCCTTCACCCATTCCTTTGCCATCGCAGGATTGAGCAGCAGATAATCGATCCGGCTGTAGGTGTCTTCGATCCCGTAATGATGTGTCCACGTGACGGCTCGCTGCTCCTGTGATGGTTCATTGCCTTCAATCCATTCTGATGGACGCGTATCAACGAGACGCGAGCGGCCGCGGCCGAGAATGGTGCGCAGGGGAGGGGAGTTGCGCGTGTCATTCATGTCACCCAGCACCACGAGGTTCGCGTTCGGATTGGCCGTCATTTTCTTTTCAATGATGCGGCGAAGAATCCTGGCTTCTTCCAATCGCTGCTCGGCTTCGTCGGCAAACCCCACATTGCGTTTTGACTTCAGGTGGGCGGTGATCAGAGTGAACGTGTAACTGGCATTTACGCGGATGTCCACTTCGGCAAACCCGCGGCTCACGTGGAATCGCCGGCCGCTGAGCAGAAAGGTTTCGTTTGTGTGCGGCCGCCGCGCGACGATTGGAAAACGGCTCAACACTGCCACGAAGATGTTTGTGTCGAAACCGCTGACGTGTTCCCAGTGTGGAAATTCAATGCCGTCGCGCTTCAGCGAATCGCGAAGTTCCATCAAGGCGCTGATCCTGCCGATCTCCTGAAGGGCTACGACATCGGGTTTCATCTGCAGAATTGTTTCGCGGATCCTGGCGCGGGACGCGGACGTTTTGGGGTTTGGCCTGGATTCGGTGGCGGTGTCGAGGTAGTTCTCGAGATTGTAGGTGGCGACGCGAAACGTCTCGGCGCCGCTTGTTGTGAACGCGAAAAGAAACCATCCCAAGATCCACCCTGTCATCCATCGCATGCGTAATGTTTGTTGAGCGAGGGAAGAAACGAAAGCGCGAATTGCAAACACCGCCGCCGTTAAACACTTAAGAAGTTTTTTTTCAATTTCGAAACTTTTTCCTCTTGCACCACACACGGTTACGCAGGTTTAATCAACGCATCCAATGCCAGCCCGCACACGAATCGCAGTGCCGCGTTTTGCCCTCATGCGGTAGGTATTCACCCCAATTGATATTATCCAACGGCGCTTTACTTGCCTGCTGATTTTCATGGGGCTCTTGTCCACAGTGTGCCCTGGACGCGCGCAGTGGCAG
This is a stretch of genomic DNA from Verrucomicrobiia bacterium. It encodes these proteins:
- a CDS encoding tyrosine-type recombinase/integrase, translating into MKQRYRVFLRPWGVYYCEDLQTGKQETLKTRDKDEAYRIVAARNETEEAPAFSLHLARVYWQAGDPDAAKRTWQNVMNEIPKFKTGDTHRRWLVAIKDKAFDSIRNLVILETKADHFLKVLEKGSISTNIYLRRIHNFALDMSWLPVAVLPKKRWPAIKFKAKRAITLDEHQKIIAREPNAERKAFYQLAWQLGASQSDIAFLEAKDINWEQRVVAFHRKKTGTLVLQSFDDETAALLKDLPSEGPLFSYLRTVRAGDRATEFKQRCGGLGIKGVTLHCYRYAWAQRARKAGMPVRFAQDALGQNSKAVHFGYADLPEVKVPTLSEYEKRRAMFAQGKVTELEPVAEAVNT
- a CDS encoding endonuclease/exonuclease/phosphatase family protein yields the protein MRWMTGWILGWFLFAFTTSGAETFRVATYNLENYLDTATESRPNPKTSASRARIRETILQMKPDVVALQEIGRISALMELRDSLKRDGIEFPHWEHVSGFDTNIFVAVLSRFPIVARRPHTNETFLLSGRRFHVSRGFAEVDIRVNASYTFTLITAHLKSKRNVGFADEAEQRLEEARILRRIIEKKMTANPNANLVVLGDMNDTRNSPPLRTILGRGRSRLVDTRPSEWIEGNEPSQEQRAVTWTHHYGIEDTYSRIDYLLLNPAMAKEWVKAKSYIPRINDWGTASDHRPVLATFEAADAR